One region of Cobetia sp. cqz5-12 genomic DNA includes:
- a CDS encoding extracellular solute-binding protein has product MSVINQFTASFTTSRPGMPLRSLLAVAVAAAGMSAGAAQAETLNIVSWGGAYTDSQNKAYHQPWEEKSGDTVVNIDKSSNALSGLRAQVQADNVTWDLVDMLPSDALIACSEGLIEPLDPDTLFAAAPDGTPASEDFIENSLSECFVPQIVYSNIVAFNTEMFPEDKQPDSIDDVFNLEEFPGKRALQKKPINNMEWALVADGVAPEDVYEVLDSEEGIERAFAKLDTIKDSVIWWEEGAQPPQLLADKEVAFASAYNGRIFDAEVNEKQPFSIVWDAQVFELDGWVVPTGKLDKVKDYLMFATDTQRLADQAKYISYGPARTSSAALVSTHADTGIDMKPHMPTYGPNFETAIPKDDEFWADNLDELSQRFNAWLAR; this is encoded by the coding sequence ATGTCAGTCATCAATCAGTTCACCGCGTCATTCACTACCTCGCGCCCGGGCATGCCGCTGCGGAGCCTGCTGGCGGTTGCCGTGGCAGCGGCCGGCATGAGCGCCGGTGCGGCCCAGGCCGAGACGCTCAACATCGTTTCGTGGGGCGGCGCCTATACCGACAGTCAGAACAAGGCCTATCACCAGCCCTGGGAAGAGAAGAGCGGTGACACCGTCGTCAATATCGACAAGTCATCCAATGCGCTTTCCGGTCTGCGCGCACAGGTCCAGGCCGACAACGTCACCTGGGACCTGGTCGACATGCTGCCCAGTGATGCGCTGATCGCCTGCTCGGAAGGGCTGATCGAGCCGCTGGACCCGGACACCTTGTTCGCGGCAGCGCCGGACGGCACACCGGCCAGCGAAGACTTCATCGAGAATTCGCTCAGCGAATGCTTCGTGCCGCAGATCGTCTACTCCAACATCGTGGCCTTCAATACCGAGATGTTCCCCGAGGACAAGCAGCCGGACTCCATCGATGACGTGTTCAATCTCGAGGAGTTCCCCGGCAAGCGTGCTCTGCAGAAGAAGCCGATCAACAACATGGAATGGGCGCTGGTGGCCGATGGCGTGGCCCCGGAAGATGTCTACGAGGTGCTGGATTCCGAGGAAGGCATCGAACGCGCCTTCGCCAAGCTCGATACCATCAAGGACAGCGTGATCTGGTGGGAAGAGGGTGCACAGCCACCGCAGCTGCTGGCGGACAAGGAAGTGGCCTTCGCCTCGGCCTATAACGGCCGCATCTTCGATGCCGAGGTCAACGAGAAACAGCCATTCTCCATCGTCTGGGATGCCCAGGTCTTCGAACTGGATGGCTGGGTCGTGCCGACCGGCAAGCTCGACAAGGTCAAGGATTACCTGATGTTCGCCACCGATACCCAGCGTCTGGCGGACCAGGCCAAGTACATTTCCTACGGACCGGCGCGTACCTCCTCCGCGGCACTGGTTTCCACTCATGCGGACACCGGCATCGACATGAAGCCGCACATGCCCACCTATGGCCCCAACTTCGAGACCGCCATCCCCAAGGATGACGAATTCTGGGCCGACAACCTCGATGAGCTGAGCCAGCGCTTCAACGCCTGGCTGGCACGCTGA
- a CDS encoding ABC transporter permease gives MSDSSAPATSGSAAHDPNGAPGAALTTADGVPLKQSLNRAIRRSRIKALLLVAPLLIFIGLAFVMPIFDMLSRSVDNPEVSTYLPRTSEALVDWDGEGLPEEAAYAALAQDLAAGLKARNLGRVASRLNYEKSGMRSLFMKSARRAGRMEAPYKAALIKADEDWEDPDIWRLIKRESSPFTASYYLAAVDRQFSPTGEIIEKPEYLQIHVSLFIRTFWMSAAITGLCLLLAYPVAWLLATLPASRGNLLMILVLLPFWTSLLVRTTTWIAILQQQGVLNDMLVGVGILAEEARIQMIYNKTGTIIAMTHILLPFMILPLYSVMKTIPPSYMHAARSLGAGPITAFRRVYFPQTLPGIGAGSILVFILSIGYYITPALVGGQSGRFITNFIAYHMQTSLNWGLAAAIGSILLVVVILFYLVYNRLIGVDKVKLG, from the coding sequence ATGAGCGATTCCTCCGCCCCGGCCACGTCCGGAAGCGCAGCACATGACCCCAATGGTGCCCCCGGCGCGGCGCTGACCACCGCCGATGGCGTACCGCTGAAACAGAGCCTCAACCGCGCCATCCGCCGCAGCCGCATCAAGGCATTGCTGCTGGTGGCGCCGCTGTTGATCTTCATCGGGCTGGCATTCGTCATGCCCATCTTCGACATGCTGTCACGCAGTGTCGACAACCCGGAAGTTTCCACCTATCTGCCGCGTACCAGTGAGGCGCTGGTCGACTGGGATGGCGAAGGGTTGCCGGAAGAGGCCGCCTACGCCGCCCTGGCGCAGGACCTGGCCGCGGGACTCAAGGCGCGCAATCTCGGGCGCGTCGCCTCGCGTCTCAACTACGAAAAGTCCGGCATGCGGTCGCTGTTCATGAAGAGCGCCCGCCGTGCCGGTCGCATGGAGGCCCCTTACAAGGCCGCGCTGATCAAGGCCGATGAGGATTGGGAGGACCCTGACATCTGGCGTCTGATCAAGCGTGAATCGTCGCCCTTCACCGCCTCCTACTACCTGGCGGCGGTGGATCGCCAGTTCTCACCGACAGGAGAGATCATCGAGAAACCGGAGTATCTGCAGATCCACGTCTCGCTGTTCATCCGTACCTTCTGGATGAGCGCCGCGATCACCGGGCTGTGTCTGTTGCTTGCCTATCCGGTGGCCTGGCTGCTGGCGACCCTGCCGGCCAGTCGCGGCAATCTGCTGATGATCCTGGTGCTGCTGCCGTTCTGGACCTCGCTGCTGGTACGCACCACTACCTGGATCGCGATCCTGCAGCAGCAAGGGGTGCTCAATGACATGCTGGTGGGCGTCGGGATACTCGCCGAGGAGGCGCGTATCCAGATGATCTACAACAAGACCGGCACCATCATCGCGATGACCCACATCCTGCTGCCGTTCATGATCCTGCCGCTGTACTCGGTGATGAAGACCATTCCGCCCAGCTACATGCATGCGGCGCGCTCTCTGGGTGCCGGGCCGATCACCGCCTTCCGGCGCGTCTACTTCCCGCAGACCCTGCCGGGCATCGGGGCGGGCTCGATTCTGGTCTTCATTCTCTCCATCGGCTACTACATCACGCCGGCACTGGTGGGCGGGCAGTCGGGCCGCTTCATCACCAACTTCATCGCCTATCACATGCAGACCTCGCTCAACTGGGGGCTGGCAGCGGCCATCGGCTCGATCCTGCTGGTCGTGGTGATCCTCTTCTATCTCGTCTACAACCGTCTGATCGGTGTGGACAAGGTCAAACTGGGGTGA
- a CDS encoding ABC transporter permease: MAIPSYATRGERIWHWVFCVLCALIFLFLIGPILVIIPLSFNAEPYFTFSEKMLSLDPDGYSLRWYQEFFTSDEWMRSIKNSIIVAVCATVLATVLGTLAALGLSSRFMPFRNTIMAILISPMIVPLIISAAAMFFFFSKLGLTQTYLGVILAHTALGIPFVVITVTATLSGFDHSLTRAAHSLGASPSRTFFRIILPLVTPGVVSGALFAFITSFDEVVVVLFIAGPAQTTIPIQMWSGIREEISPTILAVATLLVLVSILLLTTLELIRRRNERLRGLTPS; the protein is encoded by the coding sequence ATGGCCATACCTTCCTATGCAACTCGTGGTGAGCGGATCTGGCATTGGGTGTTCTGCGTGCTGTGCGCGCTGATCTTCCTGTTCCTGATCGGGCCGATCCTGGTGATCATTCCGCTCTCGTTCAATGCCGAACCCTACTTCACCTTCTCGGAGAAGATGCTGTCGCTGGACCCCGATGGCTATTCGTTGCGCTGGTATCAGGAGTTCTTCACCTCGGATGAGTGGATGCGCTCGATCAAGAACAGCATCATCGTGGCGGTGTGCGCGACGGTGCTGGCCACGGTACTGGGCACGCTTGCCGCACTGGGGCTTTCCAGCCGCTTCATGCCGTTTCGCAATACCATCATGGCGATCCTGATCTCGCCGATGATCGTGCCGCTGATCATCAGCGCCGCGGCGATGTTCTTCTTCTTCTCGAAACTGGGGCTGACCCAGACCTATCTGGGCGTGATTCTGGCGCACACGGCGCTGGGCATTCCCTTCGTGGTGATCACGGTGACGGCGACGCTATCCGGCTTCGATCACTCGCTCACACGTGCGGCGCACTCGTTGGGGGCCAGTCCGAGTCGCACCTTCTTCCGCATCATCCTGCCGCTGGTGACGCCGGGGGTGGTGTCCGGTGCGCTGTTCGCCTTCATCACCTCGTTCGATGAGGTGGTGGTGGTGCTGTTCATCGCCGGGCCGGCGCAGACCACCATCCCGATCCAGATGTGGTCCGGTATCCGCGAGGAGATCAGCCCGACGATTCTGGCGGTGGCCACGCTGCTGGTACTGGTCTCGATCCTGCTGCTGACGACACTGGAGCTGATTCGCCGGCGCAATGAACGTCTGCGCGGCCTGACGCCGAGCTGA
- a CDS encoding sigma-54-dependent Fis family transcriptional regulator, whose translation MTARHHSASHVDNHVDNHVDNHVDNHTATTPAHSTPHPAAAPLALQHSSLVCPPEELVWRQRQAASLMATVASAVVGHTLNLLDHWQACLVLTDRDGVVLASYGHQQLLGNEAALLHPGARWREESLGHNAIAETLNAPRANRLARIALEAHDAECLKGLASASAALLAPASWSASRGLTPGACEGCLGLICDPYRVRQYSLGMLGVLADDIEQRRLGEAHGHDHHLLRLHLNRSQLDSPSAALLAVTPQGQVAAASRRGLQLLAAHLELPPSPGCAERPADNDSCATRDDLHLLLGQPLARWQLDWAPLARLDDAECLMLSQHPHFTGYTLCSVLPRPRIQARAPASPPTDERAGPLATQAAACHPSLARLHHGDAGWARVCELLARLVNAHLPLLLQGETGVGKEEVVKALHQASHRAHQPLVAINCAALPDELVEAELFGYRRGAFTGADPAGREGRLIEANGGRLFLDEIGDMPLHVQARLLRVLQEREVTPLGGGKPQRVDFELVAATHQPLSELVKAGRFRADLYYRLCGASITLPPLRERHDIAGLSRALLTRLCREQQRELPRITPAFLDRLTRHDWPGNVRELDNVLRLALVLCDGPVLEPCHVILAGDCLASQNDCPASENEIAHQPSQPTGLPSLHDLSSAEELQSALDALGGNVSRLARELGISRTTLYKRLGAA comes from the coding sequence ATGACAGCACGCCATCATTCCGCCAGCCACGTCGACAACCATGTCGATAACCACGTCGATAACCACGTCGATAACCACACCGCCACCACCCCAGCTCACTCCACGCCCCATCCCGCCGCTGCTCCCCTGGCACTTCAGCATTCCTCACTGGTATGTCCGCCGGAAGAGCTCGTCTGGCGTCAGCGTCAGGCCGCCAGCCTGATGGCGACGGTGGCGTCAGCGGTGGTCGGCCATACCCTCAACCTGCTCGATCACTGGCAGGCGTGTCTGGTACTGACCGACCGCGACGGCGTGGTGCTGGCAAGCTACGGCCATCAACAGCTGCTGGGCAATGAGGCCGCCCTGTTGCACCCTGGCGCGCGCTGGCGTGAGGAGTCGCTGGGTCACAACGCCATCGCCGAGACCCTGAATGCGCCGCGCGCCAATCGCCTGGCACGCATCGCCCTCGAGGCGCATGACGCCGAATGCCTCAAGGGGCTGGCCAGCGCCAGTGCCGCACTGCTGGCGCCCGCCAGCTGGAGTGCCAGTCGCGGCCTGACGCCCGGCGCCTGCGAGGGGTGCCTGGGACTGATCTGCGATCCCTACCGTGTGCGCCAGTACAGCCTCGGCATGCTCGGGGTACTGGCGGATGACATCGAGCAACGCCGTCTGGGCGAGGCACATGGGCACGACCATCACCTGTTGCGCCTGCATCTCAACCGCTCGCAGCTGGACTCGCCCAGCGCGGCCCTGCTGGCCGTCACGCCGCAAGGTCAGGTCGCGGCCGCCAGTCGCAGAGGGCTGCAACTGCTGGCAGCGCACCTTGAGCTCCCGCCATCGCCAGGTTGCGCGGAACGCCCCGCGGACAACGACAGCTGCGCCACCCGCGATGACCTCCATCTGTTGCTGGGCCAGCCCCTGGCTCGCTGGCAGCTGGACTGGGCACCGTTGGCCCGGCTTGACGACGCGGAATGCCTGATGCTGTCGCAACACCCGCATTTCACGGGCTACACCTTGTGCAGTGTCCTGCCCAGGCCACGCATTCAGGCACGCGCACCAGCCAGCCCCCCCACCGATGAGCGAGCTGGCCCGCTGGCCACTCAGGCCGCTGCCTGCCACCCGAGCCTTGCGCGCCTGCATCACGGCGATGCCGGCTGGGCCAGGGTCTGCGAACTGCTGGCGCGACTGGTGAACGCTCACCTGCCACTGCTGCTGCAGGGCGAGACAGGTGTCGGCAAGGAAGAAGTGGTCAAGGCGCTGCATCAGGCCAGTCATCGCGCCCATCAGCCGCTGGTCGCCATCAACTGCGCGGCATTGCCTGATGAGCTGGTCGAGGCCGAGCTGTTCGGCTATCGGCGCGGCGCCTTTACCGGTGCCGACCCCGCCGGACGCGAAGGCCGCCTGATCGAGGCCAATGGCGGGCGTCTGTTCCTGGATGAGATCGGCGACATGCCGCTGCATGTCCAGGCGCGTCTGCTGCGCGTGCTGCAGGAACGTGAAGTCACGCCGCTGGGCGGCGGCAAGCCGCAGCGAGTCGACTTCGAATTGGTGGCCGCCACCCACCAGCCCCTCAGCGAGCTGGTCAAGGCCGGGCGCTTCCGGGCGGACCTCTACTATCGCCTGTGTGGCGCCAGCATCACCTTGCCGCCGCTGAGGGAGCGTCACGACATCGCCGGCCTGAGTCGTGCCCTGCTGACACGGCTGTGTCGAGAGCAGCAACGTGAGCTGCCGCGCATCACGCCCGCCTTTCTCGATCGTCTCACCCGACATGACTGGCCCGGCAACGTGCGCGAACTGGACAACGTGCTGCGTTTGGCGCTGGTACTGTGCGATGGGCCGGTCCTGGAGCCGTGCCATGTGATACTGGCGGGCGACTGTCTCGCATCACAGAATGATTGTCCCGCATCAGAGAACGAGATTGCCCACCAGCCCTCGCAACCGACCGGCCTGCCCTCGCTGCATGATCTCTCCAGTGCCGAGGAGCTGCAGAGCGCGCTGGACGCGCTGGGCGGCAACGTCTCGCGTCTCGCGCGGGAGCTCGGCATCAGCCGCACCACACTCTACAAGCGACTCGGCGCGGCCTGA
- a CDS encoding ABC transporter ATP-binding protein, with amino-acid sequence MSLSLEAVTRRVGRETHIDRVDLTFEPGSFNVLLGRTLSGKTSLMRLMAGLDVPSDGRIVMNGEDVTGRPVRERNISMVYQQFINYPSLSVYDNIASPLKLARMPADEIRRRVHEIAEMLHIEQFLARQPAELSGGQQQRTAMARALVKDADLVLFDEPLVNLDYKLREELRHEMRSLFATRNTIAVYATTEPGEALALGGTTTLMHEGRVLQSGPTEAVYHHPVSVEAAKLYSEPQINLFEAEVRGRELAFSGAASAGEQGSRFVLPTPLVGLDSGAYRFGIRPSHLGLAPLADDDLEFAVTVDIAEISGSETFLHVSNADHSLVLHLSGIHDFDVDDAIRVYAPAHKLFVFADDKSRDGALIRSPERLIMTGGGLA; translated from the coding sequence ATGTCCTTGAGCCTTGAGGCGGTCACCCGCCGGGTTGGCCGCGAGACCCATATCGACAGGGTGGACCTGACCTTCGAGCCCGGCTCCTTCAATGTGCTGCTGGGACGCACCCTGTCCGGCAAGACGTCGCTGATGCGCCTGATGGCGGGTCTCGATGTCCCCAGTGACGGCCGCATCGTGATGAACGGCGAGGACGTGACCGGCCGTCCGGTGCGTGAGCGCAATATCTCGATGGTCTATCAGCAGTTCATCAACTACCCGAGTCTGAGCGTCTACGACAACATCGCCTCGCCGCTGAAGCTGGCGCGCATGCCGGCTGACGAGATTCGTCGTCGTGTGCACGAGATCGCCGAGATGCTGCATATCGAGCAGTTTCTCGCGCGTCAGCCAGCCGAGCTCTCCGGCGGCCAGCAGCAGCGGACGGCCATGGCGCGGGCGCTGGTCAAGGATGCCGACCTAGTGCTGTTCGATGAGCCGCTGGTCAATCTTGATTACAAGCTTCGCGAAGAGCTGCGCCATGAGATGCGCAGCCTGTTCGCGACCCGCAACACCATTGCCGTCTACGCCACCACCGAACCCGGTGAGGCGCTGGCGCTCGGCGGCACCACCACCTTGATGCATGAAGGGAGGGTGCTGCAGTCCGGGCCTACCGAGGCCGTCTACCATCATCCGGTGAGTGTCGAGGCGGCGAAGCTCTACTCCGAGCCACAGATCAATCTGTTCGAGGCCGAGGTGCGTGGGCGTGAACTGGCATTCTCCGGTGCCGCCAGTGCCGGCGAGCAGGGCAGCCGGTTCGTGCTGCCCACACCACTGGTGGGGCTCGATAGCGGGGCCTATCGCTTCGGTATCCGTCCCAGCCATCTGGGGCTGGCGCCGCTGGCGGATGATGATCTGGAGTTCGCCGTCACGGTGGATATCGCCGAGATCTCCGGCTCCGAGACCTTCCTGCATGTCAGCAATGCCGATCACTCGCTGGTGCTGCACCTGTCCGGTATCCACGACTTCGATGTGGATGATGCCATCCGGGTCTATGCCCCCGCGCACAAGTTGTTCGTCTTCGCGGATGACAAGAGCCGCGATGGTGCCCTGATCCGCTCGCCCGAGCGACTCATCATGACTGGCGGAGGGCTGGCCTGA
- a CDS encoding ABC transporter ATP-binding protein has translation MAEIHLNDLAHSYLAAPTADSDYAIRRMNHVWEQGGAYALLGPSGCGKSTLLNIISGLLAPSEGEVRFDDRVVNRLPPEERNIAQVFQFPVVYDTMTVFDNLAFPLRNQRQPEHKVQSRVREIAQVLELEDLLTRRASNLTADEKQKVSMGRGLVRDDVAAILFDEPLTVIDPHLKWKLRRKLKQIHEQFNITMVYVTHDQLEASTFADKIAVMYEGRIVQFGTPRELFEDPAHTFVGYFIGSPGMNLASITLESDGARLGTGEGAPLLHLPRMLLATLAERKGELKLGIRPEFVELEASDSSPAAAVSDAREHWLSGQVTLVQDLGTYKVVDLDIGGGCIFKARIEEDAPIPAGRVRLRLPARWQRFYLDEHLLDLSQAGAPDSGEADSFARGESGEQPGGNA, from the coding sequence ATGGCGGAAATACACCTCAATGATCTGGCGCACAGCTACCTGGCGGCGCCTACGGCTGACAGTGACTACGCCATTCGGCGCATGAACCATGTCTGGGAGCAGGGCGGTGCCTATGCACTGCTCGGCCCGTCCGGCTGCGGCAAGAGTACGCTGCTCAATATCATCTCCGGGCTGCTGGCGCCCTCGGAAGGCGAGGTACGTTTCGATGACCGCGTGGTCAATCGGCTGCCGCCGGAAGAGCGCAACATTGCCCAGGTGTTCCAGTTCCCGGTGGTCTACGACACCATGACGGTCTTCGACAATCTGGCCTTCCCGCTGCGCAATCAGCGCCAGCCGGAGCACAAGGTGCAGTCCCGGGTGCGTGAGATCGCCCAGGTGCTGGAGCTGGAAGACCTGCTGACGCGGCGTGCCAGCAACCTGACGGCTGACGAGAAGCAGAAGGTCTCGATGGGGCGCGGGCTGGTGCGTGATGACGTGGCCGCCATCCTGTTCGATGAACCACTGACGGTCATCGACCCCCATCTCAAGTGGAAGCTGCGCCGCAAACTCAAGCAGATCCATGAGCAGTTCAACATCACCATGGTCTACGTCACCCATGATCAGCTGGAGGCCTCGACCTTCGCCGACAAGATCGCGGTGATGTATGAAGGCCGCATCGTGCAGTTCGGTACCCCGCGTGAACTGTTCGAAGACCCCGCTCACACCTTCGTCGGTTACTTCATCGGCTCGCCGGGCATGAACCTGGCCAGCATCACGCTGGAATCAGATGGCGCGCGGCTCGGCACGGGGGAGGGGGCGCCCTTGCTGCATCTGCCTCGGATGTTGCTGGCGACACTGGCGGAGCGCAAGGGCGAGTTGAAGCTGGGCATTCGCCCCGAATTCGTCGAGCTCGAGGCCAGCGACAGCTCACCCGCTGCGGCGGTTTCCGACGCTCGTGAGCATTGGCTCAGTGGTCAGGTCACGCTGGTGCAGGATCTTGGCACCTACAAGGTGGTGGATCTCGACATCGGTGGCGGCTGCATCTTCAAGGCACGTATCGAGGAGGATGCGCCTATCCCTGCTGGTCGTGTCCGTCTGCGTCTGCCGGCCCGTTGGCAGCGCTTCTATCTGGATGAGCATCTGCTGGACCTGTCACAGGCCGGCGCGCCCGACAGCGGCGAGGCGGACAGCTTTGCCAGAGGGGAAAGTGGAGAGCAGCCGGGAGGTAACGCCTGA
- a CDS encoding carbohydrate ABC transporter permease translates to MQRTHNNRAWWLVLPVVIVVAFSAIIPMMTVVNYSVQDIFDPSTRFFVGTEWYREILRDERLHDSLIRQFVYSFAVLAIEIPLGIAVALSMPRKGFMVSLCMILLALPLLIPWNVVGTIWQIIGREDIGLYGWALGQLGIDYNYASNPADAWVTVLVMDVWHWTSLVALLCYSGLRAIPDVYYQAARIDRASPWAVFRYIQLPKLKSVLLIGIMLRFMDSFMIYTEPFVLTGGGPGTTTTFLSQTLTQMAIGQFDLGRAAAFSLIYFLIILLVSWLFYTAMTHQDSDDA, encoded by the coding sequence ATGCAACGCACACACAACAATCGCGCCTGGTGGCTGGTGCTGCCGGTGGTCATCGTGGTGGCGTTCTCGGCCATCATCCCGATGATGACGGTGGTCAACTACTCGGTGCAGGACATCTTCGATCCCTCCACACGCTTCTTCGTCGGCACCGAATGGTATCGCGAGATTCTGCGTGACGAGCGCCTGCACGACTCGCTGATTCGCCAGTTCGTCTATTCCTTCGCGGTACTCGCCATCGAGATTCCGCTGGGGATCGCCGTGGCGCTTTCGATGCCACGCAAGGGCTTCATGGTCTCGCTGTGCATGATCCTGCTGGCCCTGCCGCTGCTGATTCCCTGGAATGTGGTCGGCACCATCTGGCAGATCATCGGGCGTGAGGACATCGGGCTCTACGGCTGGGCGCTGGGCCAGCTGGGCATCGACTACAACTACGCCTCCAATCCGGCCGACGCCTGGGTGACGGTGCTGGTGATGGATGTCTGGCACTGGACGTCGCTGGTGGCGCTGCTGTGCTATTCGGGGCTGCGTGCCATTCCCGATGTCTATTATCAGGCCGCGCGCATCGACCGTGCCTCGCCCTGGGCCGTTTTCCGCTACATCCAGCTGCCCAAGCTCAAGAGCGTGCTGCTGATCGGCATCATGCTGCGCTTCATGGACAGCTTCATGATCTACACCGAGCCCTTCGTGCTCACCGGTGGCGGGCCGGGTACCACCACCACCTTCCTGTCCCAGACCTTGACCCAGATGGCGATCGGCCAGTTCGATCTCGGACGCGCCGCTGCCTTCTCGCTGATCTACTTCCTCATCATCCTGCTGGTTTCATGGCTGTTCTATACCGCCATGACCCACCAGGACAGTGACGACGCCTGA
- a CDS encoding carbohydrate ABC transporter permease, translated as MKTRKRLVMTIYLLFLLVPIYWLLIMSFKSNQEILGGLTLWPENFTFDNYRVIFTDPSWYMGYVNSMSYVVLNMLISLAVALPAAYAFSRYRFLGDKHLFFWLLTNRMAPPAVFLLPFFQLYSSVGLFDTPLAVALAHCLFNVPLAVWILEGFMSGVPKEIDETAYIDGYSFPRFFLTLFIPMIRPGIGVTAFFCFMFSWVELLLARTLTSTEAKPIAAVMTRTVSASGIDWGVLAAAGALTLIPGILVIYFVRNHVAKGFALGRV; from the coding sequence ATGAAAACACGCAAGCGTCTGGTGATGACGATCTACCTGCTGTTTCTGCTGGTGCCGATCTACTGGCTGTTGATCATGTCGTTCAAGTCGAATCAGGAGATTCTCGGCGGCCTGACCCTGTGGCCCGAGAACTTCACCTTCGACAACTATCGGGTGATCTTCACCGATCCCAGCTGGTACATGGGCTACGTGAACTCGATGAGCTACGTGGTGCTCAACATGCTCATCTCGTTGGCGGTGGCGCTGCCCGCGGCCTATGCCTTCTCGCGTTATCGCTTCCTGGGTGACAAGCATCTGTTCTTCTGGCTCTTGACCAATCGCATGGCGCCGCCGGCGGTCTTCCTGCTGCCGTTCTTCCAGCTCTACTCCTCGGTGGGACTGTTCGATACTCCGCTGGCGGTGGCGCTGGCGCACTGTCTGTTCAACGTGCCGCTGGCGGTCTGGATTCTGGAAGGCTTCATGTCCGGCGTGCCCAAGGAGATCGATGAGACGGCCTATATCGATGGCTACAGCTTCCCGCGTTTCTTCCTGACGCTGTTCATTCCGATGATTCGCCCGGGCATCGGGGTCACCGCCTTCTTCTGCTTCATGTTCTCGTGGGTGGAGCTGTTGCTGGCACGCACCCTGACCTCGACGGAGGCGAAGCCGATCGCGGCGGTGATGACGCGAACGGTGTCGGCCTCGGGCATCGACTGGGGAGTGCTTGCCGCCGCCGGCGCCCTGACGCTGATTCCCGGCATTCTGGTGATCTACTTCGTGCGCAATCACGTCGCCAAGGGCTTCGCGCTGGGCCGGGTGTGA
- a CDS encoding DUF2160 domain-containing protein, producing MEWMAWTLPTSIFFAGIGTLLLGMTAWQFVTPTLSRQGFLPIATTRGDRLFIGLLSSGWLHLLWLGFTDQVLWMISIVCVVWMLVLMKWG from the coding sequence ATGGAATGGATGGCCTGGACACTGCCCACGTCAATCTTCTTTGCCGGTATCGGCACCCTGCTGCTGGGCATGACCGCCTGGCAGTTCGTGACCCCGACGCTGAGTCGCCAGGGCTTTCTGCCCATCGCGACCACGCGGGGAGACAGACTGTTCATCGGCCTGCTCTCCAGCGGCTGGCTGCATCTGCTGTGGTTGGGCTTCACCGATCAGGTGCTATGGATGATCAGCATCGTCTGTGTCGTCTGGATGCTGGTGTTGATGAAGTGGGGATGA